From Salvelinus fontinalis isolate EN_2023a unplaced genomic scaffold, ASM2944872v1 scaffold_0281, whole genome shotgun sequence, one genomic window encodes:
- the LOC129845335 gene encoding uncharacterized protein LOC129845335: MKPRAQYNRLLPLVRVTNPRAQDNRLLPLVRVMKPRAQYNRLLPLVRVLKPRAQYNSLLPLLRVLKPRAQYNRLLGLVRVMKPRAQYNSLLPLLSVMKPRAQYNRLLPLVKLMKPRAQYNRLLPLLSVMKPRAQYNRLLPLVRVMKPRAQYNRLLPLVRVMKPRAQYNRLLPLLRVMKPRAQYSSLLPLLRVMKPRAQYNRLLPLVRVTNPRAQDNRLLPLVRVTKPRAQYNRLLPLVRVTKPRAQYNRLLPLVRVMKPRAQYNSLLPLLSVMKPRAQYNRLLALVRVTNPRAQDNRLLPLVRVTKPRAQYNRLLPLVRVTKPRDQYNRLLPLVRVMKPRAQYNRLLPLVRVMKPRAQYNRLLPLLRVMKPRAQYSSLLPLLRVMKPRAQYNRLLPLVRVTNPWAQDNRLLPLVRVTKPRAQYNRLLPLVRVTKPRAQYNRLLPLGESDEAQGSIQ; the protein is encoded by the coding sequence ATGAAGCCCAGGGCTCAATACAATAGGCTGTTACCCTTGGTGAGAGTGACGAATCCCAGGGCTCAAGACAATAGGCTGCTACCCTTGGTGAGAGTGATGAAGCCCAGGGCTCAATACAATAGGCTGCTACCCTTGGTGAGAGTGCTGAAGCCCAGGGCTCAATACAATAGCCTACTACCCTTGTTGAGAGTGCTGAAGCCCAGGGCTCAATACAATAGGCTGCTAGGCTTGGTGAGAGTGATGAAGCCCAGGGCTCAATACAATAGCCTACTACCCTTGTTGAGTGTGATGAAGCCCAGGGCTCAATACAATAGGCTGCTACCCTTGGTGAAACTGATGAAGCCCAGGGCTCAATACAATAGGCTGCTACCCTTGTTGAGTGTGATGAAGCCCAGGGCTCAATACAATAGGCTGCTACCCTTGGTGAGAGTGATGAAGCCCAGGGCTCAATACAATAGGCTGCTACCCTTGGTGAGAGTGATGAAGCCCAGGGCTCAATACAATAGGCTGCTACCCTTGTTGAGAGTGATGAAGCCCAGGGCTCAATACAGTAGCCTACTACCCTTGTTGAGAGTGATGAAGCCCAGGGCTCAATACAATAGGCTGTTACCCTTGGTGAGAGTGACGAATCCCAGGGCTCAAGACAATAGGCTGCTACCCTTGGTGAGAGTGACGAAGCCCAGGGCTCAATACAATAGGCTGCTACCCTTGGTGAGAGTGACGAAGCCCAGGGCTCAATACAATAGGCTGCTACCCTTGGTGAGAGTGATGAAGCCCAGGGCTCAATACAATAGCCTACTACCCTTGTTGAGTGTGATGAAGCCCAGGGCTCAATACAATAGGCTGCTAGCCTTGGTGAGAGTGACGAATCCCAGGGCTCAAGATAATAGGCTGCTACCCTTGGTGAGAGTGACGAAGCCCAGGGCTCAATACAATAGGCTGTTACCCTTGGTGAGAGTGACGAAGCCCAGGGATCAATACAATAGGCTACTACCCTTGGTGAGAGTGATGAAGCCCAGGGCTCAATACAATAGGCTGCTACCCTTGGTGAGAGTGATGAAGCCCAGGGCTCAATACAATAGGCTGCTACCCTTGTTGAGAGTGATGAAGCCCAGGGCTCAATACAGTAGCCTACTACCCTTGTTGAGAGTGATGAAGCCCAGGGCTCAATACAATAGGCTGTTACCCTTGGTGAGAGTGACGAATCCCTGGGCTCAAGACAATAGGCTGCTACCCTTGGTGAGAGTGACGAAGCCCAGGGCTCAATACAATAGGCTGCTACCCTTGGTGAGAGTGACGAAGCCCAGGGCTCAATACAATAGGCTGCTACCCCTTGGTGAGAGTGATGAAGCCCAGGGCTCAATACAATAG